The following coding sequences lie in one Euhalothece natronophila Z-M001 genomic window:
- the minC gene encoding septum site-determining protein MinC codes for MNQNGQTTDDSPVRLKRDQNQVLLSLPPAPTTEATDDWDSLWQNLKHHLNGSEKFWQPQTSVTLKARDRLLDTSQLSAIAQALSQVELSLTNIETTRRQTAVAAASAGYSVTQPSPNVLLAPIERNQIKNRDPLYLQTTVRSGMEIRHDGTLIVIGDVNPGGAVIAQGDIIIWGRLRGVAHAGCQGDRACRILALQMQPTQLRIDDVVARAPNTTPHDMQPEIAYVSTEGIRITRGLDFLKTHRFIKETELWEDLPN; via the coding sequence ATGAACCAAAATGGTCAAACGACAGACGATTCCCCTGTCCGTTTAAAGCGTGACCAAAATCAAGTGTTATTATCTCTGCCCCCAGCCCCGACAACGGAAGCCACTGATGATTGGGACTCATTATGGCAAAATTTGAAACATCATCTGAATGGTAGTGAGAAGTTTTGGCAGCCACAAACCTCAGTTACCCTCAAAGCACGGGATCGCTTATTGGATACCTCACAGTTAAGCGCGATCGCGCAAGCCCTCTCCCAAGTAGAATTATCCCTCACTAATATAGAAACCACTCGTCGCCAAACTGCTGTTGCTGCTGCTAGTGCGGGGTACTCCGTAACACAGCCCTCACCTAACGTACTGCTTGCCCCCATTGAACGGAATCAAATTAAAAATCGAGATCCCCTTTATCTGCAAACTACTGTTCGTTCAGGCATGGAAATTCGCCACGATGGAACTCTAATTGTTATTGGGGATGTTAATCCAGGAGGAGCAGTAATTGCCCAAGGAGATATTATTATTTGGGGGAGACTGCGAGGCGTTGCCCATGCTGGCTGTCAAGGCGATCGCGCTTGTCGTATTTTGGCTTTACAAATGCAACCGACACAGTTAAGAATTGACGATGTAGTGGCTCGGGCTCCCAATACCACGCCTCACGATATGCAACCAGAAATTGCCTATGTGAGTACCGAGGGGATTCGTATTACTCGGGGGTTAGACTTTCTGAAAACCCACCGCTTTATCAAAGAAACAGAATTATGGGAAGACCTGCCAAACTAA